A genomic window from Sulfurospirillum arsenophilum NBRC 109478 includes:
- the tpx gene encoding thiol peroxidase, with translation MATTKLKGNPVALSGAQINVGDNAPVVTLVAKDLSEIKVGGASDKAQIIVIVPSLDTAVCAQETRTFNTKAAATPDATVVVASMDLPFAMGRFCTTEGIENLQVGSDFRERALANAYGVLIADGPLKGLSARAIFVVDKSGKVVYKEICPEITEEPNYEAALCALKETVAPSHKCGCGAR, from the coding sequence ATGGCAACAACCAAACTCAAAGGTAATCCAGTAGCACTTTCAGGCGCACAAATAAATGTTGGCGATAACGCACCCGTTGTAACACTTGTAGCAAAAGACTTAAGTGAAATCAAAGTCGGTGGAGCGAGTGATAAAGCTCAAATCATCGTTATCGTACCTTCATTAGACACAGCAGTCTGTGCTCAAGAGACACGTACATTTAACACAAAAGCTGCAGCAACTCCTGATGCAACTGTTGTCGTTGCCTCTATGGATCTTCCATTTGCGATGGGACGTTTTTGTACGACTGAGGGAATTGAAAACCTTCAAGTAGGTAGCGATTTTAGAGAAAGAGCTTTAGCAAATGCTTATGGCGTTTTAATTGCGGATGGTCCACTTAAAGGACTCAGTGCAAGAGCTATCTTCGTCGTCGATAAAAGCGGTAAAGTTGTTTACAAAGAGATCTGTCCTGAAATTACAGAAGAACCAAATTACGAAGCGGCATTATGCGCGCTTAAAGAGACCGTCGCTCCATCACACAAATGTGGCTGTGGTGCACGCTAA
- the pgeF gene encoding peptidoglycan editing factor PgeF produces MQHHFTTRFEGVSLAPFDSLNLGLHVNDNALHVTKNREILKEKLGVSKLVFMDQVHSDCIVCIETGDEAPTCDAMITNVQGIGLAVMVADCIPILFYDAKHEAIGVAHAGRVGTLLQVGQKTALAMGERFGSRMEELKIWMGPSIHQCCYEVGFEATKGFENFLHVKENNYFLDLQSYNHAAFVALGIKPENMDISDVCTCCDTDYFSYRRDKITGRFAGVIAL; encoded by the coding sequence ATGCAGCATCATTTTACGACACGCTTTGAGGGCGTCAGTCTGGCTCCTTTTGATAGCCTCAATTTAGGATTACATGTAAACGATAATGCTTTACATGTAACGAAAAATCGTGAAATTTTAAAAGAAAAATTGGGTGTTTCCAAACTTGTTTTTATGGATCAAGTGCATAGCGATTGTATTGTGTGTATTGAAACGGGCGATGAAGCACCCACGTGTGACGCGATGATAACCAATGTGCAAGGAATTGGCTTGGCTGTCATGGTCGCAGATTGTATCCCCATACTTTTTTACGATGCCAAACATGAAGCCATTGGCGTTGCGCATGCGGGACGTGTTGGAACGCTTTTACAGGTAGGTCAGAAAACTGCTCTTGCGATGGGTGAGCGTTTTGGTTCACGCATGGAAGAGTTAAAAATTTGGATGGGTCCTTCGATTCATCAATGTTGTTATGAAGTAGGTTTTGAAGCAACAAAAGGGTTTGAAAATTTTTTACATGTAAAAGAGAATAACTACTTTTTGGATTTACAAAGCTACAACCATGCGGCATTTGTAGCACTGGGAATTAAGCCAGAAAATATGGATATATCAGATGTCTGTACATGCTGTGATACGGATTATTTTTCGTACCGAAGAGACAAAATAACAGGACGTTTTGCAGGAGTGATTGCGTTATGA